The proteins below are encoded in one region of Telopea speciosissima isolate NSW1024214 ecotype Mountain lineage chromosome 10, Tspe_v1, whole genome shotgun sequence:
- the LOC122643729 gene encoding uncharacterized protein LOC122643729, translating into MGGYGAIGRDSRGRPVFALAGGLQNGDVIYMELFAIRAGLLKARTMQIQQVQVRSDSMVAVQMIVGTFQPHWEFLGLLEEIRSLRDGFRNCSFNHHVREINGCADFLAGFVHHVEEVDFCITCLPEALSSLIRNDASSMTYYRL; encoded by the coding sequence ATGGGAGGCTATGGTGCTATTGGGAGGGATTCGAGAGGTAGGCCTGTTTTCGCATTGGCTGGAGGGTTGCAAAATGGTGATGTTATATACATGGAGCTTTTTGCTATAAGGGCTGGTTTGTTGAAGGCAAGGACCATGCAAATACAGCAAGTGCAAGTGCGTTCGGACTCTATGGTGGCAGTGCAAATGATTGTGGGAACGTTCCAACCACATTGGGAATTTCTAGGGTTGCTTGAGGAGATTCGGAGTTTACGTGATGGGTTTCGCAATTGTAGCTTCAATCACCATGTTAGAGAGATTAATGGTTGTGCAGATTTCCTAGCAGGttttgtacatcatgtagaAGAAGTTGATTTTTGTATTACTTGTCTACCTGAAGCACTTTCCTCTCTTATTAGGAATGACGCTTCTAGTATGACTTATTACAGGTTGTAA